A region from the Linepithema humile isolate Giens D197 chromosome 1, Lhum_UNIL_v1.0, whole genome shotgun sequence genome encodes:
- the LOC105676669 gene encoding protein Cep78 homolog — MDWHSTCTFRRCARRDQQQPSLYMNFLLPYFVHSIAVCLRNSLMITNLILDGIPLAPKCLKILSDGLISNRNLRSLSLARCRISDAGCDILLENLQYNSSLHILNLSACCLTNRSAAYLSLFFKKRKADLLQHVWKESTLSRENISTTTEGGLQVLILDRNDKFGDVGLRQLMRTLKNDFWLKKLHLRCCGITQHGAEIVLEFLQTNSVLAQIDLRDNELPVDMLRTICNILKRKKSKRKIILTKKRLLSHKYAFMQDMITKNSSLQRTSKENISSNNQTYFQSKTQHDYSSQIHQPMHMKKTKEKSNGNCQSHIIKKNYIKWTNADELKKCLSFMIEHNQELITELENTTDFLTREKNCRLHAEEAYQKIQPQLENLRNKIAVQNSIHSNMCCKNQVYINLQNVFKKFKIFTNEKMMEERSLKKKVNRNRINSIVY, encoded by the exons ATGGACTGGCATTCTACTTGCACATTCAGGAGATGCGCGCGAAGAGATCAACAGCAGCCAAGCTTGTACATGAATTTTCTACTGCCATACTTTGTCCATTCCATTGCTGTCTGTCTGAGGAATTCATTGATGATCACCAATCTTATACTCGACGGTATTCCTTTGGCGCCCAAGTGTCTAAAGATTCTCAGTGATGGCTTGATAAGCAATCGAAATTTACGAAGCTTGTCGTTAGCCAGATGTCGAATAAGTGATGCAG GATGCGAtatattgttagaaaatttgCAGTATAATTCAAGCCTTCATATTCTAAATCTGTCGGCATGTTGTCTTACTAATAGAAGTGCCGCATATCTATCACTATTCTTCAAAAAGAGGAAAGCGGATTTGCTGCAACATGTTTGGAAAGAATCAACATTATCTCGAGAAAATATTAGCACAACAACG gaGGGAGGTCTGCAAGTATTAATACTGGatagaaatgataaatttggTGATGTCGGCTTACGACAATTGATGCGTacattgaaaaatgatttttggTTGAAGAAATTGCATCTGCGATGTTGTGGGATCACGCAGCACGGAGCAGAGATTGTGCTGGAGTTTTTGCAAACAAATAGCGTGCTTGCACAGATTGATCTTAGGGATAATGAGCTGCCGGTCGACATGTTGCGAACTATTTGTAACATtctgaagagaaaaaaaagcaaaaggAAAATAATACTAACGAAGAAAAGATTGTTAAGCcataaatatgcttttatgCAAGATATGATTACTAAGAATTCTTCTCTTCAACGTACATCAAAGGAGAACATATCTTCAAACAATCAAACT tATTTTCAATCGAAAACGCAACACGATTATTCTTCACAAATACATCAACCTATGCATATgaagaaaacgaaagaaaaaagtaatggAAACTGCCAatcacatataataaaaaagaattacattAAATGGACAAATGCGGACGAATTGAAGAAATGCTTGTCATTTATGATAGAACATAATCAGGAATTAATAACAGAATTGGAAAACACCACTGATTTTCtgacaagagaaaaaaattgccgcTTGCATGCTGAAGAAGCATACCAGAAAATCCAACCTCAACTCGAAAATCTTAGGAATAAAATTGCCGTGCAAAATTCTATTCATTCAAATATGTGTTGCAAAAACCAAGTTTATATAAACctacaaaatgtatttaaaaagtttaaaatatttacgaatGAAAAAATGATGGAAGAAAGAagtcttaaaaaaaaagttaacagAAACAGAATCAATTccattgtttattaa